The DNA sequence GTGGTTCCTCGGCAGAAGATCCCGTCATCGAGACGGCACTGCGGACGGCTGAACGTTGCAAGGATCTTATCTTATCGACGAATGTGTCGGAAACGCGCTTTCGTGAGTACTCGGCTGACATTCAATATCTCGTCGAAACGGTCATTCCGTTAGCTGGGAGTATCGGTGGTTTTGGTGACGCGGCGACGCGAGGTGCAATCGGACATGCTGTACATAATGCTTTGTCTCCTTACCGGGAAACGCATCCGTTCTTACATGGCAGTAAGGTCGGGTATGGCTTACTCGTTCAAGAGATGCTATTCGGGAACGATGCCGATTATGCAGAACTTCACCAGTATCTCCTTCTTCAAAAACAACCGACATCACTCACTGATTTTGGCCTCTCACTCGATATTGTCGAAGAGCTTGCTTTACGAACATCGACGGAGGAGCTGTGCCGTCTGCTACGTCCGTTAGTATCAGCAGATCAGCTCGCCGATGCGATCACGCGTAATGAAAAGACGTCGGTTTCGATGACTTCTTAACAAAAATACGCACATGTTCCGAATCAAACGGTAACATGTGCGTATTTTTATTGTGCTTTCGCGAAGTGCGCATAAGGAGCAGGGCGCCCAAGCAAGTATCCCTGACCGAGATCAAAGCCGAGTTCACGACAGAGATCGAGTTCTTCTTGCCGTTCGATGCCTTCTGCTAAGATTTGAATCCCCATTTCTTGTGTTAGATAACGAGCTTTCCGTAAAAAGGCTTCGTTATCAGGATTCGTATCGCAGTGATCGATGAAGGAACGGTCGATTTTAATATAATCTGGTTGAAGTAAAGACAACATATCGAGTGTTGAGAAGCCAGTACCGACATCATCAAGCGCGACTTGAATACCTTGTTTTTTATATTGTTCAAAGACGTGCTTCAAATGATTGACGTCTTCGATTTTCTCCGTCTCGACGACTTCGAAGACGAGACGACTCGGGTCAACATGATAACGTTCAACGATCTCAAATGTATGACGCAGGCAATACTCCGGATTGTAGATCGTCGAAGGAAGGAAGTTGATGAACGTCTTTGACGTACCCCCGATATGGTATGTTGCGCGAATCGCTTCTTCACGTGCGCGTTGATCAAGTCGAGAATGTAGTCCCATTTTGGATGCAGTCGAAAATAGGACACCAGGTGAGATAGGGGTATTGTCATCTGCTGCGCGTAGTAGTGCTTCGTTCGCAACGAGAAGATTCTGTTGAATATCATAAATCGGTTGCAGGTGACTTGTCATGACACCATGCTGTATGAAATCGATTGCTGACCGATGCTTTAATTGTTCTAGAAGCGCTGAAGCCAAAATAGGTGCTGTTACATAACGCGATTGTGTGGCGCGACAAGACACAGGATAATCCGCTACACGTAAAAGTGATGTCAATAACTGCTCGAGTTGTTCGAATGATTGATAGGAATAGATTTCTGGTGTTGGTGATTGAATATGGAGTGCTCCCGCTTCAACGAAACGGATTGATGTCGTACATTCGGCGCAAGGATGCCACATAAAGGGATGTCCACCTCTCAGTACATCAAAAAAGATGTATTTATTAAATTGGTTAAATTCTTTACCCTGAATAAAAAAGAAATCAAACCTCTTTTTCATAAACATTGACCTTATACAAAAAAGAGAAGAGACGACGGACACAATTCCGTACGTTCTCTTCTCTATCGGTTACATTCTTTTATTGTGAAGTGTAGAAAATCCAGAAAGCGAGATGCAAGATTGCTGCAAGTGGCACTAGCCATTGGAACTTCGCTTTACGTGTCTTATGCCGAACGGAGTACATGCCGATCCAAGAACCGAACGCACCGCCGAGAAAAGCAATCATCAATAATGTTGCTTCCGGTGTCCGGTGAGCACGTTGTCTCGCCCGGCGTTTATCCTGCCACATCGAGCCGAAGCCGATGAGGGTCAGGAGGAGGTAATAGCCTAAAATGATCCTCATGAAAAACGACTCCTTTTCTAACGTTCGGCACCACCGCCGCCGGAACTTCCGCCGCCACCACGACTACCACCGTTCCCACCGCCACCACGCATGATTGCGGAGAAGATATTCAAAATGGCAAAGAAGAACATACCGCCGGTGAACTTCATATCGAGGAACAACAAGATCAATAGGGCGGAACCAATCAGTACTTTCGTCCACAGCGGAAGTCCATCATCGTTTTGTGTTTTCGGTGGATCTTGTGACTCGAGCGACTGATCCTTTGAAATGACACTGACGACAGCTTTATACGTTTCGGACGCTGCTTTTCCATACTCACCGTTTTCCTTGTAGGGAACAGCATATTGATCGAGGATACGTCCCGCCGTGATATCGGTTAAGATACCTTCGAGTTTATAACCGACTTCGATGCGAAACTGCCGATCCTTTTCGTTTGGGGCGACGACGACGAGAACGCCGTTATCTTTTCCTTCTTGACCGATGCCTTGACGCCGGAACGTTTCGTTGGCGTAAGAGCTTAAATCTTGTCCTTTTAGATCGGGAACCGTCTTGAGAACGACTTGTGCCGTCGTATATTGTTCGAGTTCCTGACCGAGTTGCGCGAGTTCGGCTTCTTCCGAAGAGGTGAGCAGCCGAGCATCATCTTGAATGAAGAAGGCTGCTCCTGTCCGTTCTGAAACGGCACTAGCTGTTGGAACGAAGAGGAAGAAGACGAGGAACGCGCTCAACAGAAGTCGCGTCCACCGCCGAATCATTTCGAATCACTGTTAAAGTCGACAGTCGGATTTTCCCGGTCGCTGTCTGAAATTTCGTAATACGGTTTTTTCTCGAATCCGAATGCAGATGCATAGAGTGTCGTTGGGAAGCTCCGTCGTTTTTTGTTATAGAGGGTTACAGCATCATTGTAATCCTTGCGGGCAATCCCGAGACGATTTTCTGTTCCTTCCAGCGTATCCATCAAGGATTGGAATCGTTCGCTAGATTTTAGTTCCGGATACGTCGTCTGTAAGGCAATCAATCCGCGAAGCGAAGACGTGACTTGTTGGTCGGCTTCGATTCGTTGTTCGGTTGACGCAGCACGCGCAAGACCCGCTTGTGCTTCGGCGACTTTCCCATATACTTTTTCTTCTTGACCCGCGACACCTTTGACAGTTTCGACGAGGTTCGGAATCAAGTCCGCACGACGCTTAATTTGATTGTCGACTTGCGACCATTTATTCGATACATCCTCTTCTACATTGACGAGGCTATTGTATTGTCCGATTGCTAAAAAGGCAATCACGGCAACAACAATGACTCCAATGATTAATGGGAGTTTTGATCCACTCCGACTTCTTCGTGCCATACGGCATTCACTCCTTTATATGTGTCTCATCCCTATATACCCTTAACTAAGTGAATTAGTTTCAAAAAAATTAAAAAACCGCCAGCTAAAATAGCTAGCGATTGAAAAATTACATGTAGACGATGACAGCTAAGACAGCTGCTAAGACAAGGCGGTAGATTGCGAATGGGACGAGTTTGATCTTGTTGATCAGCTTCAAGAAGAAGCGGATCGATAAGAGGGCAAACACGAAAGACGCAACAAAACCGACAGCATAGAATGCAAAATGGTTCGGTTGAATGTCCGACCAGTTCTTAACGAGCGAAAGGAAACTAGCACCGAACATGATCGGTACAGCCATAATGAACGTGAAGTCAGCTGCTGTCCGGTGATTCATCCCGAGGAAGACCCCTCCGGAAATCGTTGAACCAGAGCGGGAGAAGCCTGGCCAGAGTGAAATACATTGGAACAGACCAACGAGTGCTGCTTGGCGATATGTAATCTGATCAAGCGATGTCGTTTTTGGTTCCTTTGGTCCGAATTTATCGGCTGCGATCATCAAGAGCGCACCGACAGCAAGACCGATGATGACCGTTTCAATCGAGAAGAGATTCTCATCGATGAAGTCTTCGAATAATAATCCGAGAATACCCGCTGGTAGAAGACCGATCAAGACGTGACGTAGTTTTAACTTGTGTGTACCTGATGCATCGTGTTCTCCTTCAATCTTATACAAACCAATCAAGCTGAAAAGACGTTTCCAAAAAACGACGACGACAGCAAGAATCGATCCAAGTTGAATGACGATTTTAAAGGTGTTCGCCGAATACTTACCGAGAAAGTCCGTTGTTTGCAACCACATGTCATCAACGATAATCATATGACCTGTTGAAGAGACAGGTGCAAATTCCGTCATCCCCTCGACGAAACCGAGTAAGAGCGCTTTTAAAAGTTCAATGATTGTCATGGTAATCTCCTTCTATATGATGTGCTAGTTAAAAACATATCATGTTTTATTCTTGTGAGACAGAACTAAATGGAATATCGGGCGTAGGTCTGAGAAGGTATGATACGCCGCAGACGAAACCTGATGCCTAGATTCGTTTGAATAAGAGTGAGCAGTTACCTAGATTTCATAGGATATTCCGTCATTTCTATTGATAGCAAGATAGCATTTTGACAAGAGAAATCCTTCTGTTGTTACACAAGGTCAGAAAAACTTCAAACTAATAAGGGATTCGTGAATGTAAAAAATGAGAAAAGCGAGTAATAGACGGTTGCGTCTATTACTCGCTTTGCAACAGGCTCATCCTAAAGCGACATCGAGAATCATCATGACGGTAAAACCTACCATCAGACCAAGTGTTGCTAAGTCAGATCCGTTCTCTGCCTGTGATTCTGGAATCAATTCTTCGACGACGACGAAAATCATTGCGCCAGCAGCGAACGATAATGCATACGGAAGAAGTGGTTGAACGAAGAAGACAGCAGCTGCTCCGATCATCGCAGCAATCGGTTCGACGATTGCTGACAATTGACCATAATGGAAAGCACGACGGCGAGACATGCCTTCGCCACGTAGTGGAATCGATAATGCCGCACCTTCCGGCATGTTTTGGATTCCGATACCGAGTGCGAGTGTTAACGCACCAGCGACTGTCGCACCGTCCATATTCAAGGCAGCGGCACCGAAAGCAACCCCAATCGCAAGACCTTCTGGGATATTATGCAACGTAATTGCAAGAAACAGTAACGTCGTTTTCTTGAGTCCTGTCGAAGGACCTTCAGCTGTTTCGAGTGGTGCGGATAAGTGCAAATGCGGTGTAACGAAGTCGAGCAAACGAACGAAAAAACCACCGGCGAGGAAGCCGATTGCAGCCGGAATCCAAGCAATTCCACCGTCTTGCTCCGTGAACTCGATCGCAGGAGCGAGCAGAGACCAGAATGACGCGGCAATCATGACACCGGCTGCAAAACCGAGCATCATATTCATGACACGTTTCTCAATCGTCGTAAAGACGAAGACGAGCGCCGCACCAAGTGCGGTTAATCCCCAGGTCATCATACCAGCAAGTAATGCTTGCACGACGACGGGGAGGGAAGTAAACCAATCCAACATGACTATTCCTTCTTTCCAGGCACGATTTGAAACGACTATCTGTATGAGAGCTTACCCGTTTTCGATTCGAACGATTCGTGTGAACGGAATTTCTACTATTTCACGACTACGCAAAAAGAGAACGGAACGTTCAGGCTCTAGCCGTTCTACAAAACCGACGACCGTCACGTAGCTACTTTCCTTATAATACGTGATTTCGAGTTCGTTTCCTTCTATTAAAGCTTCTTGAAGTAGAAAGTGCCACGATTCTTGTAGTTGTTCATCGATTTCAGGAAGGTCAAGTTGATGCATTTGAATATAGTACTCCCGTAATAGTTGTAAGTGCTCGGGCATCAGGAAAGGAATCCATTTTAAATTGCCTCGATCACGATACGCTGTCATGGAGATCCCCTCCAGGATGACCGCCAACGAAACGGAGACGACGCTTGGCGACACTCGTATCGAGAAATGAGACGGCGAGACGAATCGTTCCTTTCCCGTAGCGAAGATTGACGATGTCCATTGCTTTTAATAAACGCCGCCGCTTCCAGTTGCGCGTATTGTCCTCGAACAGTGAGAGCTGTAAAGTACCTTGATCAGCAGTCAAGTGACCGAGCGAGACGGAAAGGAACCGAACAGGTTCCCCGTCGAGCCAATTCGGTTCGAATAATTGTAAGACGTGTCGAAGAATGATTCGCTCATCCGATGTCGGATAAGGCAACCGAACTTGGCGCGAGAAGCCGCTTCGAACGACATTTCGGGAATAGCGAACACCGATATGGACGGTCCAGCCGACTTGATTCGAAAAGCGACAACGTGCGGCAACATCCTGAACGAGTTCGTTGAGGACGTTTCGAATCCGTTCGAATTGATAATAGTCCTGCATCAAGGTCACACCGTGTCCAATCGTCCGTTGAGGAGCTTTTTCGAACAGATGACGAGGGGGAAGGAGTGTCGGTGAAGCGTCGAGCCCCCATGCGTGATGCCACAGTTCAGCACCGATGATACCGAAGCGCTCGTGTAACTCTTCGACCGGACGCATCGCGAGATCACCGATTGTCTCGATGCCCATCATGTGTAGATGTTGTTCCATGCGGTGTCCGACGCCCCACATCTTTCGAATCGGAAAATCATGCAAGCGTCGTGCGATATCAGCATAACCACAACGAGCGATTCCTTCTTTTTTCCCGATTAAATCAAGAGTCAGTTTCGCGATGACATTATTCGGTCCAATTCCGATACGAACGTGAATGCCAGTCTGTTTCAGAATCGCTTCTTGAATCCGACGAGCAGCTTGAAAATCAGAACCGAAAAGGCGATCAGTTCCAGTCATATCAATGAAGTTCTCATCGATAGAGTAGACACGAATCGCCTCCGGTGGAGCAAATTGATGGAGGACATCAAGGACACGAATCGACGTCTTCATATAAGCGAGCATACGTGGTTCGACGAGTTGAATCGTACGACGAACGGCGTATGGCAATTGCTCGATTTCATACAGGCGACCGGCTGTTTTGATTCCAAGTGCTTTTAAGGCAGGGGTGGCGGCGAGGATGACGGACCCGTTTCGTTTTAAATCGGAGACGACCGCAAGGCGTGTCGTCAAAGGAGGGAGATTGCGATACTGACATTCGCAACTGGCGTAGAAGGAAACACTATCGACGCAAAAAATACGTTTATCTTGTGGTAAAACGACGGAAGGAAACATTTGAATCACTCCTTTACATAAAAGAACGTATGTTCTTATTTTGATTTTCTTTGACTATAGCATGGTCTCAAAGTGTCTCAAAATAAAAACTGTTGAAAAGAGGGGGAATTCATACGATTTACCTTCATGTAAACGGAGTTTGATACACTAGGATAGAGAAAAAAGGGGGAATCTCTATGAAAGAGACGATTATCCGTTTACCAGAATTACCGAAGACACTTCAGACAGAAACATTCGATCAAGTTGAAATCGATGATCCGTATCTTAAAGGAGCGCGTTATGAAAAAGAGTCGATGCCGAATGAACTGACAGAACGCGTCGATGCCTATCAAGTCTGTTTTCAAAATGTCTCGTTTGCGAATCTCACCTTTGATCGTGGTTCGTTCGAAGACGTTCGGTTCGAGCAGTGCGATTTAACAG is a window from the Exiguobacterium sp. BMC-KP genome containing:
- a CDS encoding Y-family DNA polymerase; translated protein: MFPSVVLPQDKRIFCVDSVSFYASCECQYRNLPPLTTRLAVVSDLKRNGSVILAATPALKALGIKTAGRLYEIEQLPYAVRRTIQLVEPRMLAYMKTSIRVLDVLHQFAPPEAIRVYSIDENFIDMTGTDRLFGSDFQAARRIQEAILKQTGIHVRIGIGPNNVIAKLTLDLIGKKEGIARCGYADIARRLHDFPIRKMWGVGHRMEQHLHMMGIETIGDLAMRPVEELHERFGIIGAELWHHAWGLDASPTLLPPRHLFEKAPQRTIGHGVTLMQDYYQFERIRNVLNELVQDVAARCRFSNQVGWTVHIGVRYSRNVVRSGFSRQVRLPYPTSDERIILRHVLQLFEPNWLDGEPVRFLSVSLGHLTADQGTLQLSLFEDNTRNWKRRRLLKAMDIVNLRYGKGTIRLAVSFLDTSVAKRRLRFVGGHPGGDLHDSVS
- a CDS encoding EAL domain-containing protein; translated protein: MWHPCAECTTSIRFVEAGALHIQSPTPEIYSYQSFEQLEQLLTSLLRVADYPVSCRATQSRYVTAPILASALLEQLKHRSAIDFIQHGVMTSHLQPIYDIQQNLLVANEALLRAADDNTPISPGVLFSTASKMGLHSRLDQRAREEAIRATYHIGGTSKTFINFLPSTIYNPEYCLRHTFEIVERYHVDPSRLVFEVVETEKIEDVNHLKHVFEQYKKQGIQVALDDVGTGFSTLDMLSLLQPDYIKIDRSFIDHCDTNPDNEAFLRKARYLTQEMGIQILAEGIERQEELDLCRELGFDLGQGYLLGRPAPYAHFAKAQ
- a CDS encoding undecaprenyl-diphosphate phosphatase, coding for MTIIELLKALLLGFVEGMTEFAPVSSTGHMIIVDDMWLQTTDFLGKYSANTFKIVIQLGSILAVVVVFWKRLFSLIGLYKIEGEHDASGTHKLKLRHVLIGLLPAGILGLLFEDFIDENLFSIETVIIGLAVGALLMIAADKFGPKEPKTTSLDQITYRQAALVGLFQCISLWPGFSRSGSTISGGVFLGMNHRTAADFTFIMAVPIMFGASFLSLVKNWSDIQPNHFAFYAVGFVASFVFALLSIRFFLKLINKIKLVPFAIYRLVLAAVLAVIVYM
- a CDS encoding LemA family protein — protein: MARRSRSGSKLPLIIGVIVVAVIAFLAIGQYNSLVNVEEDVSNKWSQVDNQIKRRADLIPNLVETVKGVAGQEEKVYGKVAEAQAGLARAASTEQRIEADQQVTSSLRGLIALQTTYPELKSSERFQSLMDTLEGTENRLGIARKDYNDAVTLYNKKRRSFPTTLYASAFGFEKKPYYEISDSDRENPTVDFNSDSK
- a CDS encoding iron-containing alcohol dehydrogenase family protein, producing the protein MIRQAVLQYIHEENALDQLEQIIDNRSAVLIHGRQAYEAAAFLLPDVPRFLFEGHCTDQQVEALKQSCAPYDMILALGGGSVIDTAKQVAFQLQLPVIVIPTIVSNCAPWTPLSVMYDEQGQYIRFDTFPVVIEALLLDHRILAASPYDYFVAGLVDTLAKWYEARALSGSSAEDPVIETALRTAERCKDLILSTNVSETRFREYSADIQYLVETVIPLAGSIGGFGDAATRGAIGHAVHNALSPYRETHPFLHGSKVGYGLLVQEMLFGNDADYAELHQYLLLQKQPTSLTDFGLSLDIVEELALRTSTEELCRLLRPLVSADQLADAITRNEKTSVSMTS
- a CDS encoding DUF1294 domain-containing protein, whose amino-acid sequence is MRIILGYYLLLTLIGFGSMWQDKRRARQRAHRTPEATLLMIAFLGGAFGSWIGMYSVRHKTRKAKFQWLVPLAAILHLAFWIFYTSQ
- a CDS encoding YolD-like family protein; this translates as MTAYRDRGNLKWIPFLMPEHLQLLREYYIQMHQLDLPEIDEQLQESWHFLLQEALIEGNELEITYYKESSYVTVVGFVERLEPERSVLFLRSREIVEIPFTRIVRIENG
- a CDS encoding ZIP family metal transporter; translation: MLDWFTSLPVVVQALLAGMMTWGLTALGAALVFVFTTIEKRVMNMMLGFAAGVMIAASFWSLLAPAIEFTEQDGGIAWIPAAIGFLAGGFFVRLLDFVTPHLHLSAPLETAEGPSTGLKKTTLLFLAITLHNIPEGLAIGVAFGAAALNMDGATVAGALTLALGIGIQNMPEGAALSIPLRGEGMSRRRAFHYGQLSAIVEPIAAMIGAAAVFFVQPLLPYALSFAAGAMIFVVVEELIPESQAENGSDLATLGLMVGFTVMMILDVALG
- a CDS encoding TPM domain-containing protein, which produces MIRRWTRLLLSAFLVFFLFVPTASAVSERTGAAFFIQDDARLLTSSEEAELAQLGQELEQYTTAQVVLKTVPDLKGQDLSSYANETFRRQGIGQEGKDNGVLVVVAPNEKDRQFRIEVGYKLEGILTDITAGRILDQYAVPYKENGEYGKAASETYKAVVSVISKDQSLESQDPPKTQNDDGLPLWTKVLIGSALLILLFLDMKFTGGMFFFAILNIFSAIMRGGGGNGGSRGGGGSSGGGGAER